The genomic window CCATGAAGGTGTGAGACGGTCCCACAGCAAAGATTCGCCCAGGCCACGGCCACAGTTCCTCACCACGACCGCCGAGAAGCTCCACCGTCACCGATAACCAGGTTCGTGCCATATCCCAAGGATGGCACGGGCCGTGCGACGCGTGTTGCTCTCCTATGGGCAGCGCGGAAGGGGAATCGGGAAGAAGCGGGCCTCTCGCCTTTGAGGTCCACCATGCTAAAAAAACCGACCCGAGGATTGCCGCGCCATACCCCTTTCAAGAGTCGGCTTTCAGTACGGTTAGGAAGGGAAATGCTGAGGTCCACGGCGGGGTCGCTGGTTGCATTGCCGGCCTGAAGAAGGGCCGGTTGATTGGGGGACGTTGGTGGAAGGTATCCATCGATACGATGCTGTCTTTGCCGAAGCTGTTTTTACGTTCCTCGAGGTGTGCAGGCAGCGTGGCTATGCGCCAGAACTGATCCTCCGTGCTGACTTGGGCAGGGTTCCTGACGCTTATACCGGGGAGGCAGGCTTGGGGTGGGCGTTCCGGCTACAGCAGACCGACGAGCTGCACGCCCTCGCTGAAGACGGGAAGTTGTACAGGGCGACCCGGACATGGAATTTGATGCGTCAGCCCTTGTGGTTGCAGAAGATGGCGGAAACTTCTTTCCTGGTCGCCACGGCCGAGGTCCATATCGAAGAGTCTCCTCAACTGCGCAGGGAGATCATGAATAGCCTCCTGCTGTGGTTGACCGTGCGAGAGCAAAAGGACAGAGCCGCCGCCGGCTCCTGACTCATGATCGGGCTGCTACCTCATATTCGGTGCGATTGAGTTAAAGACGACTACCCCGTGCGCGCGAGATGTCAGCCCGCGTCCTGTGCGTCATGTTGGCGAGGGCACCAGGGCTAACCGTTCTGGCGGGTCAGAGCCCGTGTCAGTGATGAAACGCTCACGCTAAGCCGCTCGGCTGTTTCCTTTAACGTCTTTCCTTCGTGGCGCAGCTGCCGGGCCGTTTCCAGTTTCCCTGGCGTCATCGACCGCGGGCGGCCGCCGAGCCGGCCGCGAGCTTTGGCTGCGGCCAGTCCAGCCTTCGTTCTTTCCGACAGCCGTGATCGTTCGTATTCCGCGAGGGAAGCGAACATGTCAAAGATGAGCTTGCCGTGGGCACTGCTCGTATCCAGCCAAGGTTCAGCCAGCGAACGGAAGCCTATCCCCCGCTGACCCAGCACCGTGACGATGTCCGCAAGGTCTGAAGTACTACGGCCAAGCCTGGTCAGGTCCGCAACCAACAGCACATTGCCCGGCTGCAGATAATCCAAGCAGTCCTTCCACCGAACCCTCGCCTGGGTAGCACCTGACGCGTACTCCTGAAAGACGCGCACCGCTCCAGCCGCTACCAACGCGTCCACCTGCGAATTGAGCGACTGACCACGAGTACTGACCCTCGCATAGCCAACTATGTTCCTGGACACGTCAAAAACCCTTCCACCAACCTTTTGACCGGCTTTCTTTTCGGCAACCAGTTTTGACTAAGAGTAGAAGTACATTTTCGATCTTCTACGAAGGCTTGCGGGTGGCAGGTCAGAAACGGTCGTTTCTGACCTAACCCTTTCGATGCTAGGAAGCCCCGCCTATCCCCTAAACGGGGTTTCCTTTCTTGCTTTACTTGCTTCACTTGTGAAACAAGTAAAGCAAGTAAAAACCCTAACCCCTCATCGCAGGGCTTTCCTTTCCGGGAGCGCCCATGAGGACTCCCCGCGTCAGCTCTCCTTGAGGCGCCGGCCGCCGGGAAGTTTCTCTCCCCATTCCGGATACATCTCGCCCTGGTTGTGTTCAGCTTCGCGTCGGCGGGTCTCTGCTTCTATCGCTTTAGCTATGAAATGCGCCCAGGTGTTATCTCCTTCGGCGTAGCTGGTTGCCTTGTATGCGGCTCTAGCACGATTGCGAAGGGCGGTGGGGATGCTTACTGTCATGGGCGAACTGTGGGCATCCTTGGGTTCTTCCGTCTTCGCCGGCGCCTCTTGGCGGCGACCGGGGAGCATCCGGGCCAACGGTGCATCCGTAGTTGGGGGGGCTGCGCTGGGCCGCGGCGGCAGCCCGAGCGCGGGCCGACTGGAGTTTTGCGCGGTGCTCATGCGCTAACCTCCTGGGATTCTGTAGCCGCGACGCGCCGCGTTACTTCCATGGCGACTGCATGCAAGTCTTCAGCAACGCTGGATGCGGATTTGGGTCCTGCGTTCGTGGCTTTGGCTTCTCCGCGGAGAACTTCCCACCATTTGGGAGCTTTGCTGAGTTCGCGTTCGAGTTCGTGCGCCAGTATCCCCCGTTCCCTGCAGGCCTGGGCAGTTGCTTCTGCGTGTCGGATGGTCATTGGGAACAGCACTTCGTCGGTGCCGAAATCAGCGATGAGGTGGTCGCGGGTGACTTTGTGGACCTGTTTTGAGTTGGTTCCGGTTCCAACTAGGACAACACCCAGGAGATCCAGTAACGGATTGAGTCCCACGACGCTGTCCATGCGTGCTGCGACCGCAGCCACGCCTTTGCGGCTGGACATGTCTGTCTTCAGCGGTACCAGTGCGTACCGTGCGGCCGCGACGGCTGCTGCCTGGAGGGGCTCGTTTCCGGGCGGGCAGTCAAGGAGGACGAGGTCGTACTCCCCCGCGATGGTTGCGAGCATCTTTGCCAGGGCTAGGTGGGCTGCATCGCGGTCCTTTTGGGCTTTGGCTCCGAGAAACGCTGCTGCATCGTCGAGTTCGGGTCCGCCGGCAATGACGTCCAGGTTGGGTCGGATACTTGTGAGCAGGGACGGCTCTGCACCGAAGCAGAGAGCGGCTGCCAAGCTCCTGCCGCCGTCCCCCTGGTCGGAATAACCTAGGTCTTCCGCAAGGTTGCCCTGCGGGTCCAAATCCACGAGGAGTACGCGTGAGCCAGCCTCCGCGAGGAGTCCACCGACGTTGGCTACCAAGCTGGTCTTGAAGACCCCGCCTTTGCCGTTGATTACCGCGATTACCCTGCTGAGCGCACCGCGGTCCAGATCGTGTTTCATCGAACCTTCCTTTCACAAGTGTTACCAGCGTAAACAGCGCTACTTGTTTCACTTGTGAAGCTGGCTTGCGTGTCTCTACTTTTTTCACAAGTCAAAAAAGTAGAGCTGTTATTAACAGTTTCACTTCTAAAGAAAGTTTCACTTGCTTTGCTGTATACGCTTCGTTCGCAAGCGGATAACCAGCATGAAGAAGCCCTTAGGTAGTGACCGGAAAAATGCGTGCAGGCACCCGGGCATCGCTGCAGCCCGGTTCGTCACCTATGCGGCGTTCCAGATCGCAGCATCCCCAGGAGGCAGCCAATACTCCTCCCGTTCCTGGTCGTACAGTGCCCCTTCATCAACCTCAACGATCCGGAAACGGTCCAGGTATGCATGCCAGCGGGCACGTTCGA from Arthrobacter sp. FW305-BF8 includes these protein-coding regions:
- a CDS encoding ParA family protein, producing the protein MKHDLDRGALSRVIAVINGKGGVFKTSLVANVGGLLAEAGSRVLLVDLDPQGNLAEDLGYSDQGDGGRSLAAALCFGAEPSLLTSIRPNLDVIAGGPELDDAAAFLGAKAQKDRDAAHLALAKMLATIAGEYDLVLLDCPPGNEPLQAAAVAAARYALVPLKTDMSSRKGVAAVAARMDSVVGLNPLLDLLGVVLVGTGTNSKQVHKVTRDHLIADFGTDEVLFPMTIRHAEATAQACRERGILAHELERELSKAPKWWEVLRGEAKATNAGPKSASSVAEDLHAVAMEVTRRVAATESQEVSA
- a CDS encoding ParB family protein, which codes for MTVSIPTALRNRARAAYKATSYAEGDNTWAHFIAKAIEAETRRREAEHNQGEMYPEWGEKLPGGRRLKES
- a CDS encoding recombinase family protein, which translates into the protein MSRNIVGYARVSTRGQSLNSQVDALVAAGAVRVFQEYASGATQARVRWKDCLDYLQPGNVLLVADLTRLGRSTSDLADIVTVLGQRGIGFRSLAEPWLDTSSAHGKLIFDMFASLAEYERSRLSERTKAGLAAAKARGRLGGRPRSMTPGKLETARQLRHEGKTLKETAERLSVSVSSLTRALTRQNG